The Nitrososphaerota archaeon genome includes the window TATAGGGCCAGATTGTGTACCAGTTTGTCTAAATTCTTTCCAAGGACCCGGTTGTAGACCGATATTCTTGAACGCTTCCTTCAGTGCTTCTTCAAATTTAGATGGTTCCGCCATAGTATATTCTCTGGAACCTTTGACAGCAACAGCCTTAAGTAGCTTGGAGCCCATAACCGCCCCCACACCGCATCTCGCTGATGCCCTACGGTCATCTGAAATTATGCCAGAGATCTTAACAAGCTTCTCTCCCGCCGGCCCTATCATTATAGTTCTATAGTAATATCCTAGAGATTCTCTAAGCATTCTTGTTGCCTCAAACACAGGTATGCCCCAGAGCCACCCTGCATCTCTAAAGTATACTTTCCCATCGTCTATCTGTAAATATATTGGCCTATCAGCTTTGCCTTCTATAATCAGACCATCGTAGCCTGCTTTCTTCAGCTCTAAGCCAAAGGCTCCACCTGAAACCGAAAAACCATAGAGCCCGGTTAGAGGTGATTTGGTTGTGATTATGAAGCGGTTTGTACTTGTTGGTACTCTTGTGCCCGTCAATGGTCCACTAGTTATAATGATTTTGTTTTCAGGACTTAGCGGATCAACCCCTTTTTTAACTTCGTCAAAAAGTATCTTAGCACCAAGTCCTCTGCCGCCTATAAATCTCTCTATATCTAATTCTTTTAAGGGCTCCTCCGTGGATGTTTGTTTGGTAAGATTTATTCTGAGTAGTTTAGAGCAATATCCTTTATATTTGAATTCACCCAACTTCCTTCACCCTTTAACCGCTCTTTGTTTAACTTAATGACCTAATAAGCTCTTTTCTATTTCTAACCTCCAGCGAAGATGGGAAGTATAGTTACGATGTCACCGTTATTTAGCTCCTGTTCTTCATTAATGATGGGTTGTTCATTTACCAATATTTCAAACCCTGGGTAAAGTCTGCCTGTTTTCGGGTCACATAACTTCTCCTTGATAAGAGGATACCTTGTTTTTAACCGCTCAATGAGATCAGAAATATTGGCTGCATCCATTATAGCTTCATTTTCCCCCTTTGTAAATATTCCTAACCCAAGCATTTTAACTAGAATCTTGGCGAACCACTAGCCCTCCTAAATCTAAGTATAATATTCTCTTCCTTTCTTGAGTGTGTTATAAAACTCTGTATCGTGCTGCAAGAATATTGTGCCCTTGGTCTCTTTGGCGATCCTCTCAAGCTTAAGCATCGATTCATATTGCGCTTGCGGGTCTAGATGTATTCCCCCAACTATGCGCTTCTCTAAATTGAGACGAGTGCTTATCACATCGCTTTCAATTATTATAGCGTTAAGTTCCTTGCTATCTATGATAGGTACTTGATGTCCGGCACTATGCCCAGGAGCCAATACTGTTTTTAACCCCTCTACGATCTTCTGATCTCCACTAACACACTCCCACTTTATGCCAGGTATGTCAAAAGTTGGTCTACTATAACCTATCGCCTCAAATGGTTCAGGCACATATGCATGTCTGAGTTCCTCTTTCTG containing:
- a CDS encoding MoaD/ThiS family protein, which produces MLGLGIFTKGENEAIMDAANISDLIERLKTRYPLIKEKLCDPKTGRLYPGFEILVNEQPIINEEQELNNGDIVTILPIFAGG
- a CDS encoding N-acyl homoserine lactonase family protein; the encoded protein is MIKRIHILDCGTLEIDMSYFTWKLNIGKPYRFPVWCTYVESDEAKIMIDTGYNLENALRYYSWEKPQQSEEQRLDRQLAAIGVRPEDIDIVVITHLHFDHVGNLNLFKNASVIVQKEELRHAYVPEPFEAIGYSRPTFDIPGIKWECVSGDQKIVEGLKTVLAPGHSAGHQVPIIDSKELNAIIIESDVISTRLNLEKRIVGGIHLDPQAQYESMLKLERIAKETKGTIFLQHDTEFYNTLKKGREYYT